A portion of the Halorubrum sp. BV1 genome contains these proteins:
- a CDS encoding DUF6036 family nucleotidyltransferase → MRARFDSSYIRSELERIGEQLDDPLTVFLIGGGAMAFQDLKTTTKDIDLIVASGDDLGQLQAVLLELGYDIVREPDEEYEALGAQRILENDDGCRIDIFHQQVIDKLVLSDGIRKRSERYLNPSNLVVELVSPEDIFLFKAVAGRVDDIEDMFSLLQTDLDFDVVEAELAAQIDLLDQELFVTYVNEALADLTEQHNVRTPLHEPVAEITERVYEELEVLHALDEPKSMPALQQELDYTTVELQDIVSRLEEKDAVKETADRIERLSTTI, encoded by the coding sequence ATGAGGGCGCGATTCGACAGTTCGTACATTCGGTCGGAACTCGAGCGCATCGGCGAGCAGCTAGACGACCCACTCACTGTCTTCTTGATCGGCGGTGGGGCAATGGCGTTCCAGGATCTCAAGACCACTACCAAGGATATCGATCTCATCGTCGCATCCGGTGATGACCTCGGGCAGCTCCAAGCAGTACTGCTCGAACTTGGTTACGATATCGTTCGGGAACCGGACGAAGAATACGAAGCGCTCGGTGCTCAGCGAATCCTCGAGAACGATGATGGGTGTCGAATCGACATCTTTCACCAGCAGGTAATCGATAAACTGGTTCTTTCTGACGGGATTCGGAAGCGTAGCGAGCGGTACCTCAACCCCAGCAACTTGGTGGTCGAACTCGTGAGCCCAGAGGACATCTTCCTATTCAAGGCGGTCGCCGGACGGGTGGACGATATCGAAGATATGTTTTCGCTGCTGCAGACTGACCTCGATTTCGACGTCGTCGAAGCAGAACTCGCCGCGCAGATCGACCTCTTGGATCAAGAGCTATTCGTAACATACGTGAACGAGGCGTTGGCCGATCTCACCGAGCAACACAACGTGAGGACACCCCTGCATGAGCCGGTCGCGGAGATTACAGAGCGCGTATACGAGGAACTCGAAGTGCTTCACGCCCTCGACGAACCGAAATCTATGCCTGCCCTCCAGCAGGAACTCGATTACACCACGGTTGAATTACAGGATATCGTGAGTCGTCTCGAGGAGAAAGACGCAGTCAAGGAAACCGCTGATCGCATCGAGCGTCTTTCGACGACGATCTGA
- a CDS encoding VirB4 family type IV secretion system protein, whose protein sequence is MRNVILQTGGGALGSVAGWLQNLTPAESTVLALAAGLGLGVGSKYLWDRFTADDEPDVDFTDVLNEETLEEGEAERKLLDDISESHKTVTAPGAVEWETRAARVGEQWTTTLYIANYADYPNDGYLSDLFEMTDVQFDLTAHITPKNQERARNELQDIADDLQVDADLEQSIRSAYLQERANEAAATYKAVENGANVFDQGMFITVRADEKDKLRDAVQTVKSALRDDPANLTPKTAICRQDLALQSAAPIGDNEFGRTSIALGGAVGALLSSPHNATILEEGGVEFGIHKDNQSPVVIDPFARDNGYAMFTVGDTGSGKSFSSKQNFIRSIEQSKDRIGIILEPLNNWAGVSEALDAKRITVGGTLGLNPLEIRETPEHVQRAMGEDASPFNEKLDDAMSFLTNFFALRGISLGDRRTTLELALKRAYQRNGITDDISTHSNSSPTIREMMDVFEDMVDDPEEFVVRSDEEAGKIKEDATWLLDQLRPFEDDGRHANLGQESDFDIRDEKVIYLDLAQQEGSVDSSTALTMQLLISLVYERAKVSEKEVVFYIDEARYIMQDAASLAFLETVFRHHRHHDLSIRLVTQTVDEFFEHAESEAILDQCAVKQFHRLDGMDDEWADEFGLNYAQMRFVQDAVPGNEDAGFSEALVGVDGEWRGIQVKAMPKEKQVIDFEPTEQRRDSLPGTGENAVDADVQAFQDDIESRATDNGQHTPEQTPAETDGGAAGGDEDA, encoded by the coding sequence ATGCGTAATGTGATCCTCCAGACCGGTGGTGGTGCGCTTGGCTCCGTCGCCGGGTGGCTCCAGAATCTGACGCCAGCAGAGAGTACAGTGCTTGCCCTTGCAGCGGGTCTCGGCCTTGGCGTCGGCAGTAAGTACCTCTGGGACCGCTTCACTGCGGATGATGAACCAGACGTGGACTTTACCGATGTCCTCAACGAGGAGACACTCGAAGAAGGCGAGGCCGAACGCAAGCTTCTCGACGACATCTCCGAGTCGCACAAGACCGTCACCGCGCCCGGAGCTGTCGAGTGGGAAACGCGAGCCGCACGGGTCGGCGAACAGTGGACGACGACACTCTACATCGCTAACTATGCCGACTATCCCAACGACGGGTATCTGAGCGACCTCTTCGAGATGACCGACGTCCAGTTCGATCTGACGGCCCACATCACGCCGAAGAATCAGGAGCGGGCCCGGAACGAACTGCAAGACATCGCGGACGACCTCCAGGTCGATGCTGACCTCGAACAGAGTATTCGGAGCGCCTATCTCCAAGAGCGCGCCAACGAGGCCGCAGCGACGTACAAGGCCGTCGAGAACGGCGCGAACGTCTTCGACCAAGGGATGTTCATCACGGTTAGAGCCGACGAGAAAGACAAGCTCAGAGATGCCGTCCAGACGGTCAAGAGCGCGCTCCGCGACGACCCGGCGAACCTCACGCCGAAGACGGCTATCTGTCGGCAGGATCTCGCTCTCCAGTCCGCCGCGCCCATCGGTGACAACGAGTTCGGGCGGACGTCGATCGCGCTCGGCGGCGCCGTCGGGGCGTTACTCTCCTCGCCGCACAACGCGACGATTCTCGAGGAGGGCGGCGTCGAGTTCGGGATTCACAAAGACAATCAAAGCCCCGTGGTCATCGACCCGTTCGCCCGGGACAACGGGTACGCGATGTTCACCGTCGGCGACACGGGGTCGGGGAAGTCGTTCAGTTCGAAGCAGAACTTCATCCGCTCCATCGAGCAGAGCAAGGATCGCATCGGCATCATCCTCGAACCGCTGAACAACTGGGCTGGTGTCTCGGAAGCCCTCGACGCCAAACGAATCACGGTTGGCGGGACGCTCGGTCTCAACCCCTTGGAAATCCGCGAGACGCCCGAGCACGTCCAGCGAGCGATGGGTGAGGACGCCAGTCCGTTCAACGAGAAACTCGACGACGCGATGAGCTTCCTCACGAACTTCTTCGCCCTCCGGGGTATCTCACTGGGAGATCGGCGCACCACGCTCGAACTCGCCCTCAAACGTGCCTACCAGCGCAACGGGATCACCGACGACATCTCGACGCACAGCAATTCGAGTCCGACCATCCGCGAGATGATGGACGTCTTCGAGGATATGGTCGACGACCCCGAGGAGTTCGTCGTCCGGTCCGACGAGGAGGCCGGGAAGATCAAGGAGGACGCGACGTGGCTCCTCGATCAGCTCCGCCCCTTCGAGGACGACGGTCGCCACGCCAATCTCGGCCAGGAGTCCGACTTCGACATCCGGGACGAGAAGGTCATCTACCTCGACCTCGCCCAGCAGGAGGGCAGCGTCGACAGCAGCACGGCACTGACGATGCAGCTGCTCATATCGCTGGTGTACGAACGGGCGAAGGTTTCGGAGAAGGAGGTCGTGTTCTACATCGACGAAGCGCGCTACATCATGCAAGACGCTGCGAGTCTGGCGTTCCTCGAAACGGTGTTCCGGCACCACCGCCACCACGACCTCTCGATTCGGCTGGTCACCCAAACCGTCGACGAGTTCTTCGAGCACGCCGAAAGCGAGGCGATTCTGGATCAGTGTGCGGTCAAGCAGTTCCACCGCCTCGACGGGATGGATGATGAGTGGGCCGACGAGTTCGGGCTGAACTACGCCCAGATGCGGTTCGTCCAAGACGCCGTCCCCGGCAACGAGGACGCCGGCTTCTCCGAGGCGTTGGTGGGGGTCGACGGCGAATGGCGTGGGATCCAGGTCAAAGCGATGCCCAAGGAGAAGCAGGTCATCGACTTCGAGCCAACCGAGCAACGGCGAGACTCACTCCCCGGGACTGGCGAGAATGCTGTAGACGCGGACGTGCAGGCGTTCCAAGACGATATTGAAAGCCGAGCGACCGACAACGGACAACACACACCTGAGCAGACGCCAGCAGAGACTGATGGTGGCGCAGCGGGAGGTGACGAGGATGCGTGA
- a CDS encoding transcription initiation factor IIB family protein encodes MATREIYETTFDEDVQTDSNATQCPECNGQVTTNAVETVCEDCGLVVDEQRIDHGPEWRGFDEDERERTGAPLTAARHDRGLSTEIGHGTDANGNELSGQKRRRLARMRREQTRGRFQSKAERNLAHGLSEVRRISSTLELSETIRDQACQLFRSAQNEELLQGRSIEAMAAASVYGACRCNGRPRTLDDITESARVEQSRVTNAYTTLNTELGLPAQPVTPSAFVPRLASELDVSDQIRQRARQLAEASESTGATTGVRPSGFAAACLYKAGREDGQWLTQSDVADVANVSVVTVRTHRDTLDELAV; translated from the coding sequence ATGGCAACCAGAGAGATCTACGAAACGACGTTCGACGAAGACGTCCAGACCGACTCGAATGCTACGCAGTGTCCCGAGTGTAACGGGCAAGTTACAACCAACGCGGTTGAAACCGTCTGCGAGGACTGTGGACTCGTCGTCGACGAGCAGCGGATCGACCACGGGCCAGAGTGGCGAGGGTTCGACGAAGACGAACGGGAGCGCACGGGTGCTCCGTTGACAGCGGCGCGGCACGATCGTGGGTTGTCGACGGAGATCGGCCACGGGACCGATGCGAACGGGAACGAACTCTCAGGACAGAAGCGACGGCGGCTCGCTCGGATGCGCCGTGAACAGACGCGTGGGCGGTTTCAGTCGAAAGCCGAACGCAACCTCGCACACGGGCTTAGTGAAGTCCGCCGGATCAGTAGTACGCTCGAACTATCCGAGACGATCCGTGACCAGGCCTGCCAGCTCTTCCGCAGCGCTCAGAACGAGGAACTCCTGCAGGGCCGGTCGATTGAGGCGATGGCCGCCGCGAGTGTCTACGGAGCGTGTCGGTGTAACGGGCGACCACGAACGCTCGACGACATCACCGAGTCGGCGCGCGTCGAGCAATCGCGGGTGACGAACGCATACACGACGCTGAATACGGAACTTGGCCTGCCAGCCCAACCCGTGACGCCCAGTGCGTTCGTTCCGCGGTTGGCCTCGGAGCTCGACGTCTCCGATCAGATCCGGCAGCGGGCTCGGCAGTTGGCGGAAGCATCCGAATCGACTGGGGCAACCACCGGGGTTCGGCCGTCCGGGTTCGCTGCAGCCTGTCTGTACAAAGCCGGACGCGAAGACGGGCAATGGCTCACCCAGTCGGACGTCGCTGACGTTGCGAACGTCTCAGTGGTCACCGTACGGACCCACCGCGACACACTGGACGAACTGGCTGTCTAA
- a CDS encoding winged helix-turn-helix domain-containing protein — protein sequence MLTEGEVRALTVLHGEQTVSEFATQLDRSLSYTSELVDRLEATGLVETRRQGKTKQIRPSDAKALELLADITQEYSHIDWPELLSGATLRVLYYLETPRVVMELARRANIHRSTVHRALDPLQHRGIIYETDEDAYVLNEGFEQLSTLARELVHHDHRQTVEQHTDTYTILWESLDEFLVQTADEITAEDFLSTGPERFQTYDLPLLARDRRYYFHSETMNDLSPAMLCCHMLVIDSGARTQSYCLLLLSHVDVDRDELRDQATKYGVDDLVEDLLTYLDTSGEERASRLPEWEEFQELAADYGVSA from the coding sequence ATGCTTACCGAAGGCGAGGTTCGCGCGCTCACCGTCCTTCACGGTGAGCAGACAGTCTCCGAATTTGCGACCCAGCTGGACCGCAGTCTCAGCTACACGTCTGAACTTGTCGATCGTCTCGAAGCGACCGGACTCGTCGAGACGCGTCGACAAGGGAAAACAAAGCAGATCCGGCCATCGGACGCGAAAGCACTCGAACTCCTCGCAGACATCACCCAAGAGTATTCGCACATCGACTGGCCTGAACTGTTGTCGGGTGCGACGCTCCGCGTTCTCTACTATCTTGAAACACCGCGGGTCGTAATGGAGCTCGCACGCCGGGCCAACATTCACAGGAGTACCGTCCATCGCGCCCTCGATCCACTTCAGCATCGAGGGATCATCTACGAAACTGACGAGGATGCATATGTGCTGAACGAGGGATTCGAACAACTGAGTACGCTTGCTCGGGAACTCGTTCACCACGACCATCGCCAGACCGTCGAACAACACACCGACACCTACACGATTCTCTGGGAGTCACTCGACGAGTTCCTCGTCCAGACCGCAGATGAGATTACCGCCGAGGACTTCCTTTCGACGGGGCCAGAGCGTTTCCAGACCTACGACCTGCCCCTTCTGGCCCGCGACCGTCGGTACTATTTCCATTCAGAGACGATGAATGATCTCTCGCCGGCGATGCTGTGCTGTCATATGCTCGTAATCGATTCGGGCGCACGTACCCAGTCATACTGTCTGCTCCTGCTCAGCCACGTTGACGTCGACCGTGACGAACTGCGTGACCAGGCCACAAAGTACGGCGTCGACGATCTCGTCGAGGACTTGCTCACGTATCTCGACACGAGTGGCGAGGAGCGGGCATCTCGACTTCCCGAGTGGGAAGAGTTCCAAGAATTGGCTGCGGACTACGGGGTGTCAGCATGA
- a CDS encoding conjugal transfer protein, which yields MVAQREVTRMREYLRVTPTSERLNPERLPQALESLHKLTSADSAGLVDKLNPLHSDTPLRFEFLALSEGADDPVEFYYGADDHLDTLEKRLRSVYPETFDIERTEVDIASRLVQPVEFDRETFVEHYESGELTYEFGPDEQYECGTDDNSQAGPGDAESVADGGTVSDQFPDHFIEIGDTALELAPPDAIPEDEPLTTLAKPTVTSEGTILARPTTESVSPPGVRWQGSATRKQDWMTSLSPFTADDEAELPTVDQPGGALASLVDHLMEATAPVAFQAVFQRRESWQSDADLRKEDVIDGRDTLAQEIIGSLFELDDQSESRDRNQLSDAVAKRVAAIEAKNPKRSFTANIRAIGIPSGDDGRDDLDDRMQSLVPVFDPLDGPYYEVAAERVRDSGFRAATKERNARAALQRLLDREITTGRGTTRPEFVLSGRELANFVLVPSSEQLTVEGARGTRAEQQSRNPLPRPHQDLMSEFRDGMAIGYALDDTGEAEDEPTHIPPGLLPTHYGRFGTTGSGKSKALINDMLSLYANTEGPTILIIPKNDDMAQNYMRAHARRFGMTDLQENVVHFPIPDVLPGFSFFDLEPSMESGRRREDAVQRKADHYEEILKLVMGTDRYERATVAPTLIKTLIKTLFDEEYGRENGLYRASTDYFAHRQLEHVVDQLWEAGPPNENIGDAPRSSDEEVTRTIRRQLQLDSNTFANVMGGVGNRLAYISQDTHLRQIFNNTENQFDFRDVLDEDTVILFDLGDLRDDAARIMTGVILTNLDAALKDRKQALPQHSDDYVVNLLVDEAASVVVSDIMNDLLEKGRGFRLSVGLSMQFPEQMEAEGGRKIYLNALNNIGSSLIGKINVDRELARAMAHEEMDPADFANRIRSLPRGEWIASLPSPTFGETGPYPFSLEPLPIPPGHPESESPLTEREEEQFTETLSSMHEDINDEHGVPAEPDTSTTSTPADGHEVLDIASDDLDVAIANVVRSLQLREGCREENGWVAVEAVDDELRRLFDDVDAEPPSYDALADIRERSRYLDTTVDIDADELRIRLTDAGEEVATPDTGGVQAAGGSAHDAALLQIEEELTALGFTVSILAQDGSEKPDARASHPDVSDRFAIEVETTTPENPAKVLTNLRKAQAAGDIPLFVVRPGNDETEWAERVDGILTPPVRTLQNGETRFYTTDSNLTFSGGATEEGGVTAVRPATDDENGTQNIWQRDGDEIVLRDASGTEHIRLESLEKLSKDRVPAIYSYDHAADEYVVYEHGEQHIYETKSAFEDDWIRIKKPFVPEDEFSTPEYSCDSYVIVILADEKSSVVYTDGTTKPLTTLFDHSTAHNESEGDSKNDDENSDRAETDYRAESAPGEDMPGEDSSEQISQTNGSELDHDADDFESFVDVYVTEEEEAELPKDDLYNAYRIWAIRHDKEVQSKAWFSRSLGEFVTYDTSRIRQNETRVNCYTGISLTAAGQQLIE from the coding sequence ATGGTGGCGCAGCGGGAGGTGACGAGGATGCGTGAGTACCTTCGCGTGACGCCAACCTCCGAACGCCTCAATCCGGAGCGTCTGCCGCAGGCACTGGAAAGTCTTCACAAACTGACCTCAGCGGACTCAGCAGGGCTAGTTGACAAACTCAATCCGCTACATAGCGACACACCGCTACGATTCGAATTCCTCGCTCTCAGCGAAGGGGCGGATGACCCCGTCGAATTCTACTACGGTGCCGACGACCATCTGGATACCCTTGAGAAACGGCTCCGGTCGGTCTATCCCGAGACGTTCGACATCGAGCGTACCGAGGTCGACATCGCATCCCGACTCGTACAGCCTGTCGAATTCGACCGCGAGACATTCGTCGAGCACTATGAGTCGGGTGAACTCACGTACGAGTTCGGCCCTGACGAGCAATACGAGTGTGGCACTGACGACAACAGTCAAGCGGGGCCAGGGGACGCCGAATCAGTCGCGGATGGAGGAACGGTCAGCGACCAGTTTCCCGACCACTTCATCGAGATCGGCGATACTGCCCTCGAACTCGCCCCACCAGATGCGATTCCCGAGGATGAGCCACTCACGACGCTTGCCAAACCAACGGTAACATCAGAAGGGACGATACTCGCCCGGCCAACGACCGAATCCGTCTCCCCACCCGGCGTACGGTGGCAAGGGTCGGCGACTCGGAAGCAAGACTGGATGACCTCACTCTCGCCATTTACTGCTGACGACGAAGCAGAACTCCCAACCGTCGATCAGCCAGGTGGTGCGCTCGCGTCGCTTGTCGACCACCTGATGGAGGCGACAGCACCAGTAGCGTTCCAGGCCGTCTTCCAGCGACGCGAGAGCTGGCAGTCCGATGCCGACCTTCGCAAGGAGGACGTCATCGACGGCCGAGACACACTCGCTCAGGAGATTATTGGCTCCCTTTTCGAACTCGACGATCAGTCGGAGAGCCGGGACAGAAACCAGCTGAGCGACGCCGTTGCAAAACGTGTCGCGGCAATCGAGGCGAAAAATCCGAAGCGGTCGTTCACCGCGAACATCCGAGCGATCGGGATTCCGTCCGGGGACGACGGTCGCGATGATCTCGATGATCGGATGCAATCACTTGTCCCGGTATTCGACCCGCTTGACGGACCGTACTACGAGGTTGCGGCCGAACGGGTACGCGACAGCGGCTTCCGGGCAGCCACGAAAGAACGGAACGCACGAGCGGCGCTGCAGCGGCTCTTGGATCGTGAGATCACGACCGGCCGTGGGACGACCCGACCCGAGTTCGTCCTGAGTGGCCGAGAACTCGCGAATTTCGTACTCGTGCCCTCCTCGGAACAGCTGACTGTCGAGGGGGCACGTGGGACGCGTGCGGAACAGCAGAGTCGGAATCCATTGCCACGCCCCCACCAGGACCTCATGAGTGAATTCCGCGACGGGATGGCAATCGGGTATGCCCTCGACGACACCGGCGAGGCCGAAGACGAGCCGACACACATTCCACCCGGACTGCTGCCCACTCATTACGGCCGGTTCGGAACAACCGGCTCTGGGAAGTCGAAAGCCCTCATCAACGATATGCTATCGCTGTACGCCAACACCGAGGGGCCGACGATCCTCATCATCCCGAAGAACGACGACATGGCCCAGAATTATATGCGGGCTCACGCGCGTCGGTTCGGAATGACCGACCTCCAAGAGAACGTCGTCCACTTCCCGATCCCGGACGTCCTCCCCGGGTTCTCGTTTTTCGATCTCGAACCGTCGATGGAGAGCGGACGGCGCCGCGAAGACGCCGTCCAACGGAAGGCCGACCACTACGAAGAGATTTTGAAGCTCGTGATGGGAACCGACCGCTACGAGCGGGCGACTGTGGCCCCAACTCTCATCAAGACACTCATCAAGACACTGTTCGACGAGGAATACGGGCGTGAGAACGGGCTCTACCGAGCGTCGACGGACTACTTCGCCCACCGACAGCTCGAACACGTCGTCGACCAGCTCTGGGAGGCCGGGCCACCGAACGAGAACATCGGCGACGCCCCACGGTCGAGCGACGAGGAAGTCACCCGGACGATTCGACGGCAGCTCCAGTTAGATTCGAACACCTTCGCGAACGTGATGGGCGGTGTCGGAAACCGTCTCGCCTACATCTCACAGGATACGCACCTGCGGCAGATCTTCAATAATACCGAGAACCAGTTCGACTTTCGGGATGTCCTCGACGAGGATACGGTCATCCTCTTCGACCTCGGCGACCTCCGCGACGACGCCGCCCGGATCATGACCGGTGTGATCCTGACCAATCTCGATGCAGCTCTCAAGGACCGCAAACAGGCCCTCCCCCAGCACTCGGACGACTACGTCGTGAACTTGCTCGTCGACGAGGCAGCATCGGTCGTGGTCTCCGACATCATGAATGATCTCCTCGAGAAAGGCCGGGGATTCCGGCTCTCTGTTGGTCTGTCGATGCAGTTCCCCGAACAGATGGAGGCTGAAGGTGGGCGGAAGATCTACCTGAATGCTCTGAACAACATCGGCAGTTCACTCATCGGGAAAATCAACGTCGACCGGGAACTGGCGCGAGCGATGGCCCACGAAGAGATGGACCCCGCGGATTTCGCCAATCGGATTCGTTCGTTGCCACGAGGGGAGTGGATCGCCAGCCTGCCAAGCCCGACGTTCGGTGAAACGGGGCCGTATCCGTTCAGTCTCGAACCACTCCCGATTCCACCGGGCCACCCCGAGAGCGAATCCCCGCTCACAGAGCGTGAAGAGGAGCAGTTCACTGAGACACTCTCCTCGATGCACGAGGACATCAATGACGAACACGGTGTGCCGGCTGAGCCAGACACTTCAACAACGAGCACACCTGCCGACGGACACGAGGTGCTCGATATCGCGAGCGACGACCTGGACGTCGCGATTGCGAACGTGGTTCGGAGTCTGCAGCTTCGAGAGGGCTGCCGTGAGGAAAACGGCTGGGTGGCCGTCGAAGCAGTTGACGACGAACTCAGACGACTCTTCGACGACGTCGACGCCGAGCCGCCATCGTATGATGCCCTCGCGGACATCCGAGAACGATCACGATACCTCGATACGACCGTCGATATCGACGCCGACGAGCTCCGCATCCGGCTCACTGACGCCGGAGAAGAGGTCGCGACACCCGATACTGGTGGCGTGCAGGCCGCTGGTGGGAGTGCCCACGACGCAGCACTCCTTCAGATCGAAGAAGAGCTCACCGCACTCGGTTTCACCGTCTCGATCCTCGCACAGGATGGCAGCGAGAAACCTGACGCGAGGGCGAGCCACCCCGACGTTTCCGACCGATTCGCCATCGAAGTCGAAACGACGACACCCGAGAATCCCGCGAAAGTGCTCACGAATCTCCGGAAGGCCCAAGCAGCAGGTGATATCCCGCTGTTTGTCGTTCGACCAGGAAACGACGAAACTGAGTGGGCCGAGCGTGTTGACGGCATTCTCACACCTCCCGTCCGTACCCTCCAGAATGGTGAGACACGGTTCTACACGACTGACTCGAATCTCACGTTCAGCGGTGGAGCGACCGAAGAAGGTGGAGTGACGGCCGTGCGACCGGCGACCGACGACGAGAACGGGACCCAGAACATCTGGCAGCGTGATGGCGACGAGATCGTCCTTCGTGATGCCAGCGGGACGGAACATATCCGCCTCGAGTCGCTGGAAAAACTCTCGAAAGATCGTGTTCCGGCCATCTACAGCTACGACCACGCTGCCGACGAGTACGTCGTTTATGAGCACGGTGAACAACACATCTACGAGACGAAATCGGCGTTCGAGGACGACTGGATTCGGATCAAAAAGCCGTTCGTTCCGGAAGACGAGTTCTCCACCCCAGAGTACAGCTGCGACAGCTACGTAATCGTGATTCTTGCCGATGAGAAGTCATCAGTCGTCTACACGGACGGGACAACGAAACCTCTCACAACCCTATTTGATCACTCAACCGCCCACAATGAATCAGAGGGGGACTCCAAAAACGACGACGAAAATAGTGACCGGGCGGAGACTGACTATCGGGCCGAATCTGCTCCGGGAGAGGATATGCCGGGGGAAGATTCCTCAGAGCAAATCTCCCAAACTAACGGGAGTGAACTCGATCACGACGCGGACGATTTCGAGTCATTCGTTGACGTGTACGTTACCGAAGAAGAGGAGGCGGAACTCCCGAAGGATGATCTCTATAATGCGTATCGGATATGGGCAATCAGACACGACAAAGAAGTTCAATCGAAAGCGTGGTTCTCCCGTTCTCTCGGGGAGTTCGTAACGTATGATACGAGTCGGATTCGTCAAAACGAAACCCGCGTGAACTGCTATACAGGTATTTCGCTCACGGCAGCAGGGCAACAATTGATTGAATGA
- a CDS encoding DUF6735 family protein encodes MGHRALVAYERTDGQYTLHYSHWGAANLKLKHRISAETPFGGDDTDSKWAKQLLAELADGLEADAVDGYLAGEDRPSTVVEPKPRATGLTLDEIVADHLDYLHHEAFFVVSTTFEVTAYRTLWFGLQYDSETVEQGETVGNGALATVRWYDGEPVGDGHLQGQFAALKDVVGDMLDKGVFTLSTARQFLKRKLAERVGDRQELLIPTEESPFETASLGKP; translated from the coding sequence ATGGGCCACCGCGCACTCGTTGCGTACGAACGCACAGACGGACAGTACACGCTCCACTACTCTCATTGGGGTGCAGCGAATCTCAAGCTCAAGCACCGAATCTCGGCCGAAACACCGTTCGGTGGCGACGACACCGACTCCAAGTGGGCGAAACAGCTGCTGGCGGAACTGGCCGATGGCCTCGAGGCAGATGCGGTCGACGGCTACCTCGCTGGCGAAGATCGACCGTCGACAGTCGTCGAGCCGAAGCCCCGTGCCACCGGGCTCACCCTCGACGAGATCGTCGCTGACCACCTCGACTACCTCCACCACGAGGCGTTCTTCGTGGTGTCGACGACGTTCGAGGTGACCGCCTACCGGACGCTGTGGTTCGGCCTGCAGTACGATTCGGAGACAGTCGAACAGGGAGAGACGGTCGGGAACGGCGCGCTTGCGACGGTGCGCTGGTACGACGGCGAGCCGGTCGGCGACGGCCACCTGCAGGGACAGTTCGCGGCCCTCAAAGACGTCGTCGGCGATATGCTCGACAAGGGCGTCTTCACGCTGTCGACGGCGAGGCAGTTCCTGAAACGGAAGTTGGCCGAGCGAGTCGGAGACCGACAGGAGCTGCTCATTCCGACCGAAGAATCACCCTTCGAGACAGCGAGTCTCGGCAAGCCGTAA
- a CDS encoding DNA-binding protein has product MSSNNVTTDVVSVDEQAFEKHDEGEVDEDGFEVVDETPEFRATVDMEVQAKVDSNHPDARVEEGPDHLFGKTLEQEERIKAREAELEHISAQAELSQQEGRAKRTRDIAAKRSAERRVKFQKRAASVNPMADPERDDPRAELTQEQLAAVNKQSMRLAEKLDGWSRAAIGRRLGEAVVGGKDLTSAVVGVFEELQTAPGTVIPIGKLEDVNRKEVSIEGRVEVLWDADSPAIAQVGLIADDSGKTKVTIWEKSDAPWIEEGEQVRIHKVARNWYEGRVSLAVTGWSTIMFPERGRWWE; this is encoded by the coding sequence ATGTCTAGTAACAACGTCACCACGGATGTAGTTTCGGTCGATGAACAGGCTTTCGAGAAACACGATGAAGGCGAGGTCGACGAGGATGGCTTCGAAGTCGTCGACGAGACCCCGGAGTTCCGGGCGACGGTCGACATGGAAGTCCAGGCCAAAGTCGATTCCAACCACCCAGACGCGCGCGTCGAGGAAGGCCCGGATCACCTGTTCGGGAAGACCCTCGAACAGGAAGAGCGCATCAAGGCACGAGAGGCCGAGTTGGAACACATCAGTGCCCAGGCAGAACTCAGTCAGCAGGAGGGGCGTGCGAAGCGGACGCGAGACATCGCAGCGAAGCGAAGCGCTGAGCGGCGTGTGAAGTTCCAGAAGCGGGCAGCGAGCGTGAATCCGATGGCTGACCCGGAGCGAGACGATCCTCGTGCAGAGCTCACGCAGGAGCAGTTGGCGGCGGTGAACAAGCAGTCGATGCGGTTGGCGGAAAAACTGGATGGCTGGTCGCGAGCAGCGATTGGCCGGCGGTTGGGTGAAGCCGTCGTCGGTGGGAAAGACCTAACGAGTGCAGTCGTCGGGGTGTTCGAGGAGTTGCAGACGGCGCCTGGGACGGTGATCCCCATTGGGAAGCTCGAGGACGTCAATCGCAAAGAGGTGAGCATCGAGGGTCGAGTCGAAGTACTCTGGGATGCGGACTCGCCGGCCATCGCTCAAGTCGGGCTGATCGCAGACGACAGTGGAAAAACGAAGGTGACGATCTGGGAGAAATCAGATGCGCCGTGGATTGAAGAGGGCGAGCAGGTGCGTATTCACAAGGTAGCCCGGAACTGGTACGAGGGGCGCGTCTCACTGGCTGTCACTGGGTGGAGCACCATTATGTTCCCTGAGCGCGGTCGGTGGTGGGAATAG